Proteins from one Candidatus Dependentiae bacterium genomic window:
- a CDS encoding NUDIX domain-containing protein codes for MNKKIICHDINGNKIEIDSNKLTFRPSVYGVLIDNNKILLSKQFDGYDFPGGKIEIYETIDQALKREFFEETGIIVEPIKPLLCETSFFHQTNAKENKYRNCPLIYFLVKKISGNISTKNLSKTELDYVNEAEWIDVNKINDLKIYTPIDSVHLIKLALR; via the coding sequence ATGAATAAAAAAATAATATGTCACGATATAAATGGAAACAAAATAGAAATTGATTCAAATAAACTTACCTTTCGACCATCTGTTTATGGTGTATTAATTGATAATAATAAAATACTATTATCAAAACAATTTGATGGCTATGATTTTCCCGGCGGAAAAATTGAAATATATGAAACAATAGACCAAGCCTTAAAACGCGAATTTTTTGAGGAAACAGGGATAATTGTAGAACCAATAAAGCCTTTACTATGTGAAACTTCATTTTTTCATCAAACAAACGCAAAAGAAAATAAATACAGAAATTGTCCATTAATTTATTTTTTAGTAAAAAAAATAAGTGGAAATATTTCTACAAAAAATTTATCTAAAACGGAATTAGATTATGTGAACGAAGCCGAATGGATAGATGTTAACAAAATTAATGACTTAAAAATTTATACTCCTATTGATAGTGTACATTTAATAAAATTAGCTTTAAGATAG
- a CDS encoding NUDIX hydrolase, with product MQQYRIAAGGIILKDNKILLVRYENLNENTVFVGPGGAANINESLEDALIREVFEETGVNVKVEKLLYVEDLLSSKHRLLKLWFLCNFIGGNITKTQDAINEGITEVNWYSQEELKNKIVYPNLLLITDWQDFLKNDQKIDYSSLKKAAF from the coding sequence ATGCAACAATACAGAATTGCAGCCGGTGGAATAATTTTAAAAGATAACAAAATTTTACTGGTCAGATATGAAAACCTAAATGAAAATACTGTTTTTGTTGGCCCAGGTGGTGCTGCAAACATTAATGAATCACTTGAAGATGCATTAATTAGAGAAGTATTTGAGGAAACAGGAGTTAATGTAAAAGTAGAAAAATTATTATACGTTGAAGATCTTCTTTCCAGCAAGCATCGTTTACTAAAATTATGGTTTTTGTGCAATTTTATTGGTGGCAATATAACAAAGACTCAAGATGCTATAAACGAGGGCATCACAGAGGTAAATTGGTATTCTCAAGAAGAATTAAAAAATAAAATTGTTTATCCAAACCTATTATTAATCACAGATTGGCAAGATTTTTTAAAAAACGACCAAAAAATTGACTATTCTTCACTCAAAAAAGCTGCTTTTTAA